From the Manihot esculenta cultivar AM560-2 chromosome 14, M.esculenta_v8, whole genome shotgun sequence genome, the window CTAGTATAATTGttacacttaattttattttataactattgaataaagccacaaaattattaaattagaagCTATTCTAAATATAGTACATACGGctactattaattatttgtagctaaaatgtaatatttatttaatttattattatttaatggaattatattataatttactattacatatgttatttatctattaataattttgataaaatttataatagaatataaaatttatataaaaaatttagctaaaatttaaatttataaaataattatatattaatattaagactcaatcagaatgacaattataaaataacaataaatttaatccaaaataactaatattcaaaataaactaatttaagtcataaagcaatcacactaaaaatacttgaaattataatactatactaacactaatattaatatctaaattttctaaaagtaGTATTATAAGGCTGCTGGCTgcttcaaaatccaaaacttcAAATATACTGCAAATCATCAACCAATTTCATCATCTTGGGAATCCGCCATAGgctgtataaaattttatttgaaaatattaataacaaaattatattaaatagataaggttcatactagttatatagtttacaaaaattcttatattagaaaaaaaaatacttagtTTTTAATCACTTACTGATGCAATATTATTGTTTTTCTCCAAAAGCATCTTGAATTTCTGCTCCCATATTCTATTCATCTTTGCAAGTTTCTCATCCATTTGCTTCTTAACATCATTTACTTGTTCACTTGCttctttttgaatttgtgcACCAAAATATTCCGTGACATTTTTTCCAGGACCATAAGCACGTACATAACAATTTTTTTCTGGTCCAAGTACATCAGCAAACATAGCATCATCATCCAGTGAAATTTGTCCTTCTTCTCGTTGTTTCTTTAGTTGCTGAAACTTTTCCtatagagatatttatatttattgatattaaaaaaatcaaaatatagcataaaatacataacaaataaataaaacatatgtAAATGGCATATCAAAAAGTTCTAACAATCATATGAACTTAAAAaggcattattattattatttttttgataaaaatagctTTTATTAGAACTTTGAGAGTTATAGTACCATTACAGGTTGACCAGTTCTTGATTGTTGAGCTACTAAAAAGAATTTGGATTAAGGAATAAGGAAAGCTAGGCACATCTTAAACCAAATAAAAGATCCATAAAAGATCAAATCATAAACTTTCTCAAGCTCTAAACTAGAATTATCAAATACTATTTAGTTTATTTCTAGCCATAGTCCACAAAACGACAGCAGTAAAAAGAGATTATttatatatcatttaattaataaaaaacactataatactaataaaataaaaacaaactcataCCATATGATCTCTCAGCCGAGCAAAGCTTTTTGTCCCCGTGTATGGCGGCATAGAACGCTTGCATCTATTTGTCTTATTTTTGTTGCTTCTCTCCTAAAGCAAAACAAtgcaaaattttcagaatttatgttagctaccagaaactgaattcatataaaataaattattaaattttacacgAATTTTTAATACCTGAAATGCATTTTCTGTCCAAAGATTAACTAAATACTTCCAATCTTTTACATCCATATCCTTAGGCTTGTTTCGGAGACGAAGTGAATAAGTTGCCTTTGAATCAAAGTACTTCTTCTTCAACTTATGCCTATAATACCTATATAATGCATTCATATGACTGAAAATTGCGCCCTTTCTTGCATCAGAATACTCAAAAGTGAACTTTTCCTTTTAGCAAAGAAGTAAGAAACAAAGAATATTATACTTAatagaactaaaaaaattataatcattttataatggatgtaatttaatataaattttcgtACCAATATGGTAGACCACATGTCGTCGAGCTTATCATTGGTAATCTTATTCCATTGTTTCACTTGCAATGGACAACACGACACACTTCTAATAGTTTGTCCTAAAAACCAAACAAATGCAGTAGCATTATCACCAATAGCTTGATCATCTTCATCAAATTCTACTGGCAATTTTTGCCCATTCTCCAATTGTGTGATTTTCAAGCATCGTGTTAGTCttctagtttttcttttaattgtattggaacctatttcaaaacaaaagtaaaacaataattatataataacaaGAATTTCTGTAAATAGAACAAGTAAACATAatcaattgtttaaataaaattaaatgagtcaACCTGTTGCTGCAGTTGCATTTGGATTTTGAAGTTAATTAGAAGCGTGATCAACGGTAACTGTGGGTAGCTCGTCACTAAGTCCATTTGGTAAAATATCATAATCTCGAAATAGAGTGTATATATCAATGGGTTTCGAAGGGAACTTCTTATAACTATCCATCATATCTTTCACATCTGTATCATCTTTAACCTCTATCAATGCATCAAGATCACTAAGAGCTTTATCAGCcttcaagtaataaaatttatctcctTTTATAACATCAAATCCACAATCCTTTTTCAAGTCATCCAATATATCAAAAAATGAGAtgaaatcaacatcaaaattagGTTTCTCCATGAACCTACCATTTTCATATATTCTATTtggtgaaaatataaaatggccTTCATAATGATACCTCATTGTCTTCTGACTAGTATtccctaaaaaataaaattgaagttAGCCATCTAATTATTTAcgaaaacaacttaaaatttataaatcacataaatattatttaccttGAAAATTTGAAGCCTGATTTTGGTGTAACTCTTGAGTTTTTTGAAAGTTCTTATTAACATTATTTTCAGTCTCATTTTCCAAGTTAATATTGATGGAATTCCCTTTCCGCAACTTGCATCGTCGAGCCATGatgtttgcttctgcttcatggaaaaaattgaatattacacatagaggataaattaatataaaaatagtgaATCAAAGCTTTTTAACAGATGAAAAACGAATGAAAAGTAAATATCAGATGCCTTTCACGTGTTTAACCTAGAATAATAACAatgaaacattaattttaaggcttttgtaattttaaacgtACCTGATTGGATTTGATAGTGGGAGCTTCTCCTTTTGATAGTGGACAAAAATTGAAAACTGAATGAATCATGAGTGAGaatgaaaatttatatagaatTCGTAGCGGTAGCAGTAGCGGCTGTAgggagaaaatttttaattttaaggttttcattCCCCCAagccaaaaatatatatattagcaaATTTATCATTATATTGCCACCACTAATTGATAGGGTtccctttattaattaatataatattatttatttttacttttttgtaattaaaatattttatatttttaattaaataagcaaaataaaataattttaatttgtttaagcaGATTCAAAATCAAcgctataaattttttttaaaagaaaaaaaatcatgaccACACCTTTGTAGAGCTGtatttttaacatcaaaataaatttattttaaaaaaaaaacttcaaaattaatttatatgcaaaatacaaatatgcaggtaaaaaaaattcaagtatgtaaaaaaaaaaattttaagtgtgccaactttgatatattttttatgtgctAAGACTAATCGTTTGATTCTTGAAAAATAATTCGACAAAAAGTTTTCAACACTATTATCTAATTATTTTATGTgctgaaaatatatatacataaaattcttaatatatGTATCTTGTGATTTCCAAATAGCAAAATTACCTCTATAAAATAACAATCAGTTtgagaatgaaaaattttaagtgtgccaaattttattttattttattttaactgttacacaaaaattttattttattttattttaactgttacacaaaaattttattttattttaagtgtgccaaattttattttattttattttaagtgtgccaaattttattttattttattttaagtgtgtcaaattttattttattttattttattttaactgttacacaaaaattttattttattttaagtgtgccaaattttaatattttttatgtgctAAGACTAATCGTTTGATTCTTGAAAAATGATTCGACAAAAAGTTTTCAACACTATTA encodes:
- the LOC110600463 gene encoding uncharacterized protein LOC110600463, encoding MARRCKLRKGNSININLENETENNVNKNFQKTQELHQNQASNFQGNTSQKTMRYHYEGHFIFSPNRIYENGRFMEKPNFDVDFISFFDILDDLKKDCGFDVIKGDKFYYLKADKALSDLDALIEVKDDTDVKDMMDSYKKFPSKPIDIYTLFRDYDILPNGLSDELPTVTVDHASN